Proteins encoded in a region of the Rutidosis leptorrhynchoides isolate AG116_Rl617_1_P2 chromosome 9, CSIRO_AGI_Rlap_v1, whole genome shotgun sequence genome:
- the LOC139868307 gene encoding uncharacterized protein, with amino-acid sequence MALMASLLWRLLTAKNSIWVEWVKDYKLADRSLWEIGVDANASWSCRKLLQIQPLVRHSFVYQVGNGHTPFVWLDIWSNVGPLVDIISIEIIVNEGFYKYDKVCDVVGPSGAVWPMDWPIRFPSLQSIILPVFSAQDDKLVFKGHDNLVKSGSVAAIWDSIRPRGPLVNWFKVVWFSQCIPKHAFIMWLLMGERLKTQDKLKPREIRTNAVLLCVFCNQCMDSHEHLFFKFSFPGLVWRRMWSLIRLDMVDEWQSCRDILILVASRNLSMVVVAKLCYTATVYFIWQERNNCVFKRKAKSVEQLFELIRSNVRLKLVSIRFKDSARVNQLKVDWANLVVTLKIFGKISRLKNERFEEVNTKSVDEVASKNMFGVNHCLLFRKTNRRTESSIHVQQNDAVKKITTTGANPNIQASMLMMRKGFVIGKDALKRPSHSIKKHKFTSNTSATVDAIDCKMGVT; translated from the exons ATGGCTCTTATGGCCTCTCTTCTATGGCGTTTATTAACAGCTAAGAATTCGATCTGGGTTGAATGGGTCAAAGATTATAAGCTTGCTGATCGTAGCCTTTGGGAGATAGGTGTTGACGCTAATGCCTCATGGAGTTGTCGTAAGTTGCTACAGATTCAGCCTCTTGTTCGTCATTCTTTTGTGTATCAAGTTGGTAATGGTCACACTCCTTTTGTTTGGCTTGATATTTGGTCTAATGTAGGCCCTTTAGTTGACATTATCTCAATTGAGATTATCGTTAACGAAGGGTTCTATAAATATGACAAAGTGTGTGATGTTGTTGGCCCGAGTGGTGCTGTTTGGCCGATGGATTGGCCTATTCGTTTCCCTTCTTTGCAATCGATTATCCTTCCAGTTTTCTCTGCACAAGATGATAAATTGGTTTTTAAGGGTCACGATAATTTAGTCAAGTCGGGGTCTGTTGCTGCTATTTGGGACTCCATTCGACCGAGAGGTCCCTTGGTGAATTGGTTCAAAGTGGTTTGGTTTTCTCAATGTATCCCGAAACATGCTTTTATTATGTGGTTGTTAATGGGTGAAAGGCTTAAGACTCAGGATAAGCTGAAACCACGGGAGATTCGTACTAATGCGGTGTTATTGTGCGTGTTTTGTAATCAATGCATGGATTCGCATGAACATCTATTCTTCAAATTTTCATTTCCGGGTCTGGTTTGGCGGCGTATGTGGTCTCTAATTCGTCTTGATATGGTTGATGAGTGGCAGTCATGTAGAGATATTTTGATCTTGGTTGCTAGTCGTAATTTGTCTATGGTTGTGGTGGCTAAGTTGTGTTATACAGCAACTGTGTATTTTATTTGGCAAGAAAGGAATAACTGCGTGTTTAAACGGAAAGCTAAATCGGTGGAGCAGCTATTCGAGTTGATCAGATCGAATGTGAGATTAAAGTTAGTGTCAATTCGCTTCAAAGATTCAGCTCGTGTTAATCAATTAAAAGTAGACTG GGCAAATTTGGTTGTTACACTAAAAATTTTTGGAAAAATAAGTCGTCTGAAGAATGAACGATTTGAAGAGGTGAATACAAAAAGTGTTGATGAAGTTGCATCGAAAAACATGTTTGGTGTTAATCATT GTTTGTTGTTTAGAAAAACAAATAGAAGGACTGAATCAAGCATCCATGTTCAGCAAAATGATGCAGTCAAAAAGATCACAACTACAGGAGCAAACCCAAACATACAAGCATCCATGTTAATGATGCGAAAAGGTTTTGTTATCGGAAAAGATGCACTAAAAAGGCCAAGTCATTCGATAAAAAAACACAAGTTCACATCCAACACCTCTGCTACTGTTGATGCCATTGATTGTAAAATGGGCGTGACCTAG
- the LOC139868306 gene encoding uncharacterized protein, with translation MRDKLHPAFTISNIKNHIPITLEQDKAQYFTWSELFKITCRAYDVLDHIIPVTDSSTSDSSTTPTVQTVPSASATALWNRLDAVEIKTVADQLANVGDKVSEPRLVLQLITGLNENYETIGSQLSYITPLRHFTRHDRCYSWRKQENKSKPNLTQLPQMLL, from the exons ATGCGTGATAAACTCCATCCTGCTTTCACCATATCTAATATCAAAAATCACATCCCAATCACACTTGAACAAGATAAAGCCCAATACTTCACATGGTCTGAACTTTTCAAAATCACTTGTCGCGCATATGATGTGCTCGATCACATAATTCCAGTCACGGATTCTTCTACATCCGATTCTTCTACAACACCTACTGTCCAAACTGTCCCATCTGCTTCTGCAACTGCACTTTGGAATCGATTAGATGCAGTT GAGATCAAAACTGTTGCAGACCAACTTGCCAATGTTGGTGACAAAGTTTCTGAACCTAGATTAGTTCTACAATTAATCACCGGCCTGAATGAAAATTATGAGACAATCGGATCTCAGCTTTCTTATATCACTCCTCTACGTCATTTTACCAGGCATGATCGATGCTACTCTTGGaggaaacaagaaaacaaaagcaaaCCTAACCTCACACAACTCCCACAGATGCTACTCTAA
- the LOC139868308 gene encoding uncharacterized protein — protein MSQYLFTLVMEVLTLMFKRNIESSTMFKYHPKCEKHRIINLCFADDLFLFSHGNVASVVLIRDAIQEFKRCSGLTPSIPKCTVFFSNIPQPIQQLIHLAFPFEVGSLPIRYLGVPLVSTCLIYWDCKVLVDRIRIKIDD, from the coding sequence ATGTCCCAGTATTTATTCACGCTTGTTATGGAAGTCCTCACGTTAATGTTTAAAAGAAACATTGAGAGTTCAACTATGTTTAAATATCACCCAAAATGTGAGAAACATCGTATCATCAATTTGTGTTTTGCGGATGATTTATTCCTTTTCTCGCATGGGAATGTTGCTTCGGTGGTGTTGATTAGAGATGCGATTCAAGAGTTTAAGCGGTGCTCGGGCTTAACTCCTAGTATTCCGAAATGTACTGTCTTCTTTAGTAATATCCCCCAACCGATACAGCAGCTCATTCACCTTGCGTTTCCTTTTGAAGTTGGTTCGTTACCCATTCGTTATTTAGGTGTCCCTTTAGTCTCGACGTGCCTTATATATTGGGACTGTAAAGTGTTGGTAGACAGGATACGTATTAAGATTGATGATTGA